From the Mesotoga sp. BH458_6_3_2_1 genome, one window contains:
- a CDS encoding phospho-N-acetylmuramoyl-pentapeptide-transferase, whose product MPKEAFSFLLTFLLSALAIEPFKRYQRRKRIGQYIREEGPDLHNYKTGTPTAAGIILLPIALAVALIFSFRVEILIVILSGVLFGIIGLVDDLSKIVKKNASGLSGRKKLLLQLLSASIIVFLIQLVNPHTYMALPLLGKIDFGFAYYPISAVIIAGMSNAVNLSDGVDGLAGSMFIFSLAPMLMLPVWQNGIIAPICGALAGFLWHNWFPATVFMGDTGSIGLGGMIAVMFSVDGREGYLLFFGMMFLVEMFSVIIQVFSFKIFGKRVFKMSPIHHHFELSNWKESKIAFRFSLIAFIGAVFGLLTW is encoded by the coding sequence ATGCCTAAAGAAGCCTTCTCCTTTCTTCTGACCTTCCTGTTGAGCGCACTTGCCATCGAACCCTTCAAGAGATACCAGCGAAGGAAGAGGATCGGTCAATATATTCGAGAGGAAGGGCCGGATCTTCACAATTACAAAACCGGAACGCCCACGGCGGCGGGGATCATTCTCCTTCCCATCGCGCTCGCTGTAGCTTTGATCTTTTCCTTCAGAGTCGAGATCCTGATCGTGATACTCTCCGGCGTGCTCTTTGGCATTATTGGACTTGTAGACGACCTTTCGAAGATCGTTAAGAAGAACGCGTCTGGCCTGAGCGGCAGAAAGAAACTACTGCTGCAGTTGTTGTCGGCCTCTATAATTGTCTTTCTTATCCAGCTTGTCAATCCGCACACTTACATGGCGCTTCCGCTTCTCGGGAAGATTGACTTCGGTTTTGCCTACTATCCTATCTCGGCAGTAATAATAGCTGGAATGAGCAATGCAGTTAACCTCTCTGATGGAGTTGACGGACTTGCCGGTTCGATGTTTATTTTCTCACTTGCTCCGATGCTCATGCTTCCTGTCTGGCAAAACGGAATAATCGCACCGATTTGCGGTGCTCTCGCAGGGTTTCTATGGCACAACTGGTTTCCAGCCACTGTTTTTATGGGAGATACCGGATCGATAGGATTGGGTGGAATGATAGCTGTCATGTTTTCCGTGGACGGCCGGGAAGGCTATCTCCTCTTCTTTGGCATGATGTTCCTTGTCGAGATGTTCAGCGTCATCATCCAAGTTTTTTCCTTTAAAATCTTTGGAAAGAGGGTGTTCAAAATGTCTCCCATACACCATCACTTCGAACTTTCAAACTGGAAAGAAAGTAAAATTGCCTTCAGATTTTCGTTGATCGCTTTCATTGGAGCAGTCTTTGGACTGCTCACCTGGTAG
- the murD gene encoding UDP-N-acetylmuramoyl-L-alanine--D-glutamate ligase, whose amino-acid sequence MLKGKIGFVGFGISNQKLLTTFVEQRDPLALFVSDSGTIVPEAKTLMKEHSIEFEEDGHTDKLYECDSFIVSPGVSPFSEVGSRIINSGKYFTTELEVSLDRLWSKPRGTVIGITGTNGKSTTVTMLNHIISGKRRKVFQGGNLGDPLAGIAGEDFDYYVLEVSSFQLRWFAEEQKRFHLSAIINLGEDHLDYHKGIDDYFKSKLRLAKMTEGVTLLPERILDSHKESLAGCKLRLFSMSDSGDDTFDRENLRISGAEFKTADLPYLGLHNFENTLVVLMISQLIGLSAEDVFQELKSYSFLSHRLELVREFEGVKYYDDSKATNAHAVSAALRNFELSKTILILGGQEKDETYVELIEQLGQLKHVVMMGTSMRTLSAKLQMRGIPFSDAGNMADAVSISKRISQDGDCVVLSPAGSSFDLYRNYGERGNHFREIVNALE is encoded by the coding sequence ATGCTGAAAGGTAAGATCGGGTTCGTGGGATTCGGGATATCTAATCAGAAGCTCCTAACTACTTTTGTTGAACAAAGGGATCCACTAGCTCTGTTTGTTTCCGACAGTGGCACTATAGTGCCAGAAGCAAAGACGCTCATGAAAGAACATTCTATAGAATTTGAAGAGGATGGGCATACAGATAAGCTGTATGAGTGCGATTCTTTCATCGTTTCACCCGGCGTTTCACCCTTTTCCGAAGTTGGCAGTAGAATAATCAACTCGGGCAAGTACTTTACGACCGAGCTTGAAGTCTCTCTAGACAGACTGTGGTCGAAGCCCAGGGGAACCGTGATAGGTATTACCGGAACAAATGGAAAATCTACAACCGTAACTATGTTAAACCACATCATCTCCGGAAAGAGACGAAAGGTCTTTCAGGGAGGAAATCTGGGAGATCCTCTTGCCGGAATTGCAGGCGAAGACTTCGATTACTACGTTCTCGAAGTCAGTTCATTTCAGCTTAGATGGTTTGCAGAGGAGCAGAAGCGTTTTCATCTCTCTGCGATCATAAATCTGGGAGAAGACCATCTCGACTACCATAAAGGCATCGATGATTACTTCAAATCCAAGCTCCGGCTTGCAAAAATGACCGAGGGTGTGACTCTTCTTCCAGAGAGAATTCTAGATAGTCATAAAGAGTCTCTTGCCGGCTGCAAGCTTCGATTGTTTTCGATGTCGGACTCGGGAGACGATACTTTCGACAGGGAAAACTTGAGAATCTCCGGTGCAGAGTTCAAGACGGCAGATCTTCCATACCTCGGTCTACATAACTTCGAGAATACACTGGTAGTTCTGATGATCTCACAACTCATCGGCCTATCGGCCGAAGATGTTTTCCAAGAGCTGAAAAGCTACTCTTTTCTCTCTCACAGGCTCGAGCTAGTAAGAGAGTTTGAAGGTGTGAAGTACTACGACGATTCGAAGGCGACCAACGCCCACGCAGTCAGTGCCGCTCTGAGAAATTTCGAACTGTCGAAAACAATTCTGATTCTCGGGGGTCAGGAGAAAGATGAGACATATGTCGAGTTGATCGAACAGTTAGGTCAACTGAAACACGTTGTCATGATGGGAACCTCAATGAGGACATTATCTGCTAAACTTCAAATGAGGGGAATCCCCTTTTCTGATGCGGGGAACATGGCCGACGCAGTTTCCATAAGCAAACGGATTTCCCAAGACGGCGATTGCGTGGTTCTGAGCCCGGCAGGGTCTAGCTTCGATCTTTACAGGAATTACGGAGAGAGAGGTAATCATTTCAGAGAGATTGTAAACGCATTGGAGTGA
- the hrcA gene encoding heat-inducible transcriptional repressor HrcA, protein MSKKRTGGPELNPRQIRVLYCVSREYISSGKPVSSKQVLEHSNLKFSSATVRNDMRKLEFLGYIYQPHTSAGRVLTDKGFRFYLDSVRTITDDLQESNVAIAIRQTSIVGDVEHLLQGMTRILARAVSGFVVIEKPKFDSLLVNSVAISKITDGYLNVSIVTDLGVSLNTTVFVGTSDFDISSFQKYVNMAVVGKTIGEIRKGIKNVELRYDQWHDRRLQDIIHFLQSIFEKEDEEKYYKYGLEFIISNDHLDSSDISGLVKSVENPRNLELLLSSFGEFDDYRVFIGDEVGRDELKNFAVFASPYTRKNEKIGYVFIISPKLTYYEKINAYLSFSINRLSEVFSNR, encoded by the coding sequence GTGTCGAAAAAACGAACAGGTGGCCCAGAACTGAATCCCAGGCAGATAAGGGTGCTATACTGCGTTTCTAGAGAATACATCTCTTCTGGAAAACCTGTGAGTTCTAAGCAGGTTCTGGAGCACTCTAATCTCAAGTTCAGTTCTGCAACAGTAAGAAATGATATGAGAAAACTCGAGTTTCTCGGATACATATACCAGCCGCACACCTCTGCGGGCCGTGTTCTGACGGACAAGGGGTTTAGGTTCTACCTTGATTCGGTAAGGACTATCACGGATGATCTTCAGGAAAGCAATGTTGCGATAGCTATAAGACAGACAAGCATTGTCGGTGATGTGGAGCATCTCTTGCAGGGGATGACAAGGATACTTGCCCGTGCCGTGTCGGGATTCGTGGTGATTGAGAAACCCAAGTTTGATAGCTTACTTGTTAACAGCGTAGCGATTTCGAAGATAACCGATGGCTACCTCAATGTGTCAATAGTCACCGATCTTGGAGTCAGCCTCAATACTACTGTCTTTGTGGGAACCAGCGATTTCGATATTTCGAGTTTTCAGAAGTACGTAAATATGGCCGTTGTGGGAAAGACGATCGGTGAGATAAGAAAGGGAATCAAGAATGTCGAGCTTAGATACGACCAGTGGCACGACAGAAGATTGCAGGATATTATACACTTCTTACAGAGCATTTTTGAGAAGGAAGACGAAGAGAAGTACTACAAGTACGGCCTCGAGTTCATTATTTCGAACGACCATCTAGATTCTTCAGATATCTCTGGGCTGGTAAAATCTGTCGAAAATCCGAGGAATCTTGAGTTGTTGCTGAGTTCCTTTGGTGAATTTGATGATTACAGGGTCTTCATAGGCGATGAAGTTGGAAGGGATGAACTAAAGAACTTCGCAGTATTTGCCTCCCCATATACAAGAAAGAATGAGAAGATAGGATATGTCTTCATTATTTCGCCAAAGCTGACCTACTACGAGAAGATAAACGCGTACTTGAGCTTTTCAATAAATAGATTATCAGAGGTTTTTTCGAATAGATAG
- a CDS encoding UDP-N-acetylmuramoyl-L-alanyl-D-glutamate--2,6-diaminopimelate ligase: MRLSQVIELLGNSVLQVVNPGNIDPEFDHIESDSRVLREKNLFICIKGTSFDSHLIARELQRKGAVALIAEMPIEDEEVSVPVVYVKSSRFVEALLTMEEYSHPYRKLTTIGVTGTNGKTTITTLIYHVLSSFERKASLIGTVRNVVGESIYSNPKNTTPGPVELAKLLQLSAKMKSEYFIMEVSSHSLSMNRVEGMRFDVGIISNVTRDHLDFHPTFDDYYRSKMRMFSLLKANGIAIANGDKVNIADIHIARNRITTYGFGDESDYRIENLDISRTGMDFTIQTPYGSSHRIYSRLIGEHNAYNIAAAIAALNSLNYDLDHIAKAISSFGGVPGRFEFVEEATKYGFDVVIDFAHTPDAMEKLLKTARRLTPGRLILVFGAGGSADKGKRPLMAGVSSKFSDVVILTSDDPKLDDPVEILQDLESGVDKFKPYLVIPDRREAISVALTLANRQDMVLIAGRGHEDFQILRDRKVPFNDKLVVKDILESKFRRHIKK, from the coding sequence ATGAGGTTATCTCAGGTCATAGAACTCCTCGGCAACAGTGTTCTTCAGGTGGTGAATCCCGGCAACATCGATCCGGAATTTGATCATATTGAGAGTGACTCAAGGGTTCTTAGAGAGAAAAACCTCTTCATATGCATCAAGGGCACGAGTTTCGATTCACATCTGATTGCGAGGGAACTTCAGAGGAAGGGCGCGGTCGCTTTGATTGCGGAAATGCCGATAGAAGACGAGGAAGTGAGTGTTCCTGTTGTTTATGTTAAGAGTTCTCGTTTTGTAGAGGCATTGCTTACCATGGAAGAGTACAGCCATCCTTACAGAAAGCTAACCACTATCGGTGTAACTGGCACAAACGGGAAGACAACCATCACGACCCTGATCTACCATGTTCTCTCTTCATTTGAAAGAAAGGCATCATTGATAGGCACCGTAAGAAATGTTGTGGGTGAAAGTATATATTCGAACCCAAAAAACACGACTCCCGGGCCCGTTGAACTGGCGAAACTTCTCCAGCTTTCCGCCAAGATGAAGAGCGAGTATTTCATAATGGAGGTCTCTTCTCACTCGCTTTCAATGAACAGGGTAGAGGGAATGCGCTTCGATGTTGGAATAATAAGCAACGTGACCAGAGATCACCTGGATTTTCACCCCACCTTTGACGACTACTACAGGTCTAAAATGAGGATGTTCTCTTTGTTGAAGGCAAATGGTATCGCCATCGCAAATGGTGACAAGGTGAACATTGCAGACATCCACATTGCCAGAAACAGAATCACTACTTACGGTTTTGGCGATGAGTCGGATTACAGGATCGAGAATCTGGATATTTCGCGAACGGGAATGGATTTTACGATACAAACTCCTTACGGCTCCTCGCACAGAATATATTCGAGACTGATTGGAGAACACAATGCTTACAACATTGCGGCCGCCATTGCCGCTCTAAATTCACTTAATTACGACCTTGATCACATAGCAAAAGCAATCTCCTCTTTTGGAGGCGTCCCTGGAAGATTCGAGTTTGTCGAGGAAGCAACTAAATACGGCTTCGATGTTGTAATTGACTTCGCGCATACGCCAGACGCTATGGAAAAACTTCTGAAAACTGCCAGAAGGCTGACTCCGGGAAGGCTAATTCTTGTCTTTGGAGCCGGTGGTTCGGCCGACAAAGGAAAGCGGCCGTTGATGGCAGGGGTCTCTTCGAAATTCAGTGACGTGGTTATTCTAACTTCCGACGATCCAAAGCTTGATGACCCTGTAGAAATTCTCCAGGATCTTGAAAGCGGTGTGGACAAGTTCAAGCCGTATCTGGTCATTCCCGACAGACGGGAGGCAATATCAGTTGCACTTACGCTGGCGAACCGCCAGGATATGGTTTTGATAGCCGGACGCGGTCATGAAGACTTTCAGATTCTACGCGACAGAAAGGTTCCCTTCAACGACAAACTTGTAGTGAAGGACATACTTGAGAGTAAGTTCCGGAGGCACATTAAGAAGTGA
- the murC gene encoding UDP-N-acetylmuramate--L-alanine ligase, translating to MKYHFIGIGGIGMSGLAMHLASEGNQVYGSNYEENERVDYLRSKGINIFIGHSYENFEKPDVVVRTTAIKQGNPELVRAMSEGVPTIYRMELLKNLLSRNTSLCVTGTDGKTTTTAMISKILVDSGRDPTVLLGGINPLLSDGNYRKGEGLIVSELDESDGFFASFKPDYAIITNVRGDHLEHYDNSFDNLKNHFKYFARGVENMLVTNADDSVSERIFKGSLTFGRDRGDYRFSDRATGIMNQTFRCWKGDTDLGLFKLMIPGEYNAYNATAAVALAHEMGVPIESIKNSLESYRSVDRRFTFRGLDDFRNLFFFDDYAHTPDEISSTIRGAREFFPGKNVVVVFQPHRYSRLVRENGRFAMSLKDATEVCVYKLYEAYEKGQYAIDETEVLKGLSSYGVPAVHAVNYSEILEWLEKKRDAVILFLGAGDITEASKMSALKLCEAH from the coding sequence TTGAAATATCATTTTATTGGCATTGGCGGAATTGGAATGAGCGGTCTGGCAATGCACTTAGCATCTGAGGGTAACCAGGTTTACGGATCGAATTACGAAGAAAACGAAAGGGTAGACTACCTTCGCTCGAAAGGCATAAATATCTTCATTGGCCATTCTTATGAGAACTTCGAAAAACCCGATGTGGTGGTGAGAACCACTGCCATTAAGCAGGGAAACCCGGAGCTGGTTAGGGCTATGTCGGAAGGTGTACCTACTATATACAGAATGGAGCTGCTCAAGAACCTTCTTTCGAGAAACACTTCTCTTTGTGTAACCGGGACCGATGGAAAGACGACTACTACAGCTATGATTTCAAAAATTCTTGTCGACTCCGGAAGAGACCCCACGGTTTTGCTTGGTGGAATAAATCCTCTCTTGAGCGATGGAAACTACAGAAAGGGCGAGGGTCTTATCGTAAGTGAGCTGGATGAGAGCGACGGTTTCTTTGCTTCATTTAAGCCAGACTACGCGATAATCACCAACGTACGGGGCGATCACCTCGAACACTACGATAACTCGTTCGACAATCTCAAGAATCACTTCAAGTACTTTGCCAGAGGAGTCGAAAATATGTTGGTTACGAATGCCGATGATTCTGTTTCTGAAAGGATTTTCAAAGGCTCTCTAACCTTCGGAAGAGACAGAGGCGATTATCGCTTCTCCGACAGAGCGACGGGAATAATGAATCAGACTTTCAGGTGCTGGAAGGGAGATACCGATCTCGGACTCTTCAAGCTCATGATTCCAGGTGAATACAACGCTTACAATGCAACTGCAGCAGTTGCTCTTGCACACGAAATGGGAGTTCCAATTGAATCGATAAAGAACTCCTTGGAGTCATATAGGTCGGTTGACAGAAGGTTCACTTTTAGGGGTCTCGATGATTTCAGAAACCTCTTTTTCTTTGATGACTACGCTCATACTCCGGACGAAATAAGCAGTACCATTCGAGGCGCTCGCGAATTCTTCCCCGGTAAGAACGTTGTAGTGGTCTTTCAGCCACATAGATATTCGAGATTGGTCAGGGAAAACGGTCGGTTTGCGATGTCACTTAAGGATGCAACCGAGGTCTGTGTATACAAGCTCTACGAAGCTTATGAAAAGGGGCAGTATGCAATAGACGAGACAGAGGTCTTGAAAGGTTTGAGTAGCTACGGTGTTCCGGCTGTACATGCCGTAAACTACTCGGAGATACTCGAATGGCTGGAAAAGAAAAGAGATGCCGTCATCCTCTTTCTCGGCGCGGGCGACATCACCGAAGCGTCAAAAATGAGCGCTCTCAAACTTTGCGAAGCACATTAG
- a CDS encoding glycosyltransferase: protein MQKLKVAFCGGGTGGHYYPAVSILQELKRLREIDLLYFTVSGKIDDRSVGKDFPEAKIVPLELTGLKRPLYSPANAGILFSHLKTERSVRERLAEFSPDFLFSTGGYVSYPVVKASHKLGIPVYIHEQNSVVGIANKSLARYARLLFISFEESRSKLEIPAERIILSGNPVREAKSTKSEVMKRFNLAEESPFIVVLGGSLGSEVVNSVLEKFYSEIEGSGDRLTFLHSTGDDNWALSLNRFPFVRSFSYIEDLTDAIACADLVVSRGGATTIAELQYFGRKGIIIPWPGAAENHQFHNARSLERVGLGYVILEENLTSTALSIAIREMLQRETCYKPPRRPVEIILDNILREESI from the coding sequence ATGCAAAAGCTTAAGGTAGCTTTTTGCGGCGGTGGAACCGGTGGTCATTACTATCCTGCCGTCTCGATCTTGCAGGAGCTAAAAAGGCTAAGGGAAATCGATCTTCTGTACTTCACTGTCTCTGGAAAGATAGACGACAGGAGCGTTGGAAAGGACTTTCCGGAGGCAAAGATAGTCCCTCTGGAGCTGACGGGTCTTAAGAGGCCTCTGTACAGCCCGGCGAATGCGGGGATACTCTTTTCTCACTTAAAGACCGAGAGATCGGTAAGAGAACGCCTGGCCGAATTCTCACCGGATTTCCTGTTTTCGACGGGAGGCTATGTTTCCTATCCAGTTGTCAAAGCCTCGCATAAACTGGGGATACCTGTGTACATTCACGAACAGAATTCAGTAGTGGGAATAGCAAATAAGAGTCTTGCGAGGTATGCAAGGCTATTGTTCATATCATTTGAGGAGAGCCGTAGTAAGCTCGAAATCCCGGCAGAAAGGATCATATTATCGGGTAACCCGGTGAGAGAGGCAAAATCAACGAAGAGTGAAGTAATGAAGAGATTCAATCTGGCAGAGGAAAGTCCTTTCATAGTCGTGCTGGGTGGAAGTCTTGGATCGGAAGTGGTAAATAGCGTTCTAGAAAAGTTTTACAGCGAAATTGAAGGGAGCGGTGACAGATTAACTTTCCTCCATTCTACAGGTGACGATAACTGGGCCCTCTCTCTTAATAGATTCCCATTTGTTCGCTCATTTTCTTATATAGAGGACCTCACAGACGCAATAGCCTGCGCCGATCTTGTCGTGTCAAGGGGAGGAGCAACTACTATCGCAGAGCTACAGTATTTTGGAAGAAAGGGTATAATAATACCGTGGCCCGGTGCCGCAGAAAATCACCAATTTCACAACGCTCGCTCGCTGGAAAGAGTTGGATTGGGTTATGTTATACTGGAAGAGAATTTGACCTCCACAGCTTTGAGCATTGCAATAAGAGAAATGTTGCAAAGAGAGACCTGTTACAAACCTCCAAGAAGACCAGTTGAAATTATTTTGGATAATATACTCCGGGAGGAATCGATTTGA
- the murF gene encoding UDP-N-acetylmuramoyl-tripeptide--D-alanyl-D-alanine ligase produces the protein MTPKSAVEEFLIHTEERPIVIDSRRVSDGDVFVGLEGERVDGNDFVDEALSAGAFLVFANRSSASSRVITVDDTKELLMEAARKVLSRAKLKSRIGITGSNGKTTTKEITAHLLSKLGKTFKTAGNLNTEIGLPLSLLENRRRLLSSQYGVFEFGTSARGDIKRLVDLVEPDLCVLLNVGTAHVGNFKHPEELLLEKLSIFDSRRLSKAILGGCDERLREFAASLTVEKALFGRSDADFSIIDFSYDGCDTMLHFDCQGDRFARLKGVWSYGQLMDLGAAYLVTLFAGLPEPSIFLNDFRLPFKDRFSVETLHGITLISDFYNSSLESWESALLSIEKLRHLRKIAVAGSILEQGKEETRTHEKLGKLLKSFDKTVLFNQDKAIEGASKNIEPSLVSSEIKEVASWLQRNVMPGDLIFFKASRAVALERVYESFLELIRNA, from the coding sequence GTGACACCGAAATCGGCGGTTGAAGAGTTTTTGATTCACACAGAAGAGAGACCGATAGTAATTGATTCAAGAAGAGTGTCGGACGGTGATGTCTTCGTGGGGCTGGAGGGCGAACGTGTGGACGGTAACGACTTCGTTGACGAAGCCCTTTCGGCAGGAGCTTTCCTGGTCTTCGCTAATAGGTCATCTGCAAGCAGTAGAGTAATAACGGTTGACGATACTAAAGAACTATTGATGGAAGCGGCGAGAAAAGTCCTGTCTCGAGCAAAACTCAAGAGCAGGATCGGAATCACTGGTTCCAACGGGAAGACCACAACGAAGGAGATAACGGCGCATCTTCTTTCAAAACTTGGAAAGACCTTCAAAACGGCCGGTAACTTGAACACTGAAATTGGGCTGCCTTTGTCGCTACTCGAAAACAGGAGAAGGCTCCTCTCATCTCAATATGGAGTCTTCGAATTCGGGACAAGTGCTAGGGGAGACATAAAGAGACTTGTCGATCTGGTGGAACCAGATCTTTGCGTACTTCTCAACGTCGGAACTGCTCATGTGGGGAACTTCAAACACCCAGAAGAACTGCTGCTGGAGAAGCTCTCAATATTCGATTCGAGAAGGCTTTCCAAAGCAATACTGGGAGGGTGTGATGAAAGGCTTAGAGAGTTTGCCGCCAGCTTAACGGTCGAGAAAGCCCTCTTTGGAAGAAGTGACGCCGACTTTTCCATAATTGACTTCTCATACGACGGGTGCGACACGATGCTACACTTCGACTGTCAAGGTGATCGTTTTGCCAGACTAAAAGGCGTTTGGAGCTATGGCCAGCTAATGGATCTTGGTGCCGCTTATCTTGTGACACTGTTTGCGGGCCTCCCCGAGCCTTCTATCTTCCTTAATGACTTCAGATTACCTTTCAAGGACAGATTTTCTGTCGAGACTCTCCATGGAATCACCCTGATAAGTGATTTCTACAATAGCAGCCTCGAATCCTGGGAATCGGCATTGCTATCGATTGAGAAACTCCGGCACTTAAGGAAGATCGCGGTTGCAGGTTCAATACTAGAACAGGGTAAAGAGGAGACGCGAACTCATGAGAAACTTGGAAAGCTCTTGAAGAGTTTCGACAAAACGGTCCTGTTCAATCAGGACAAAGCAATCGAAGGGGCTTCAAAGAATATTGAGCCTTCCCTGGTGAGCAGCGAAATTAAGGAAGTGGCTTCCTGGCTACAAAGAAACGTCATGCCAGGAGATCTGATCTTCTTCAAAGCCTCAAGAGCAGTAGCTCTGGAGAGAGTTTACGAATCATTTCTGGAGCTGATTCGAAATGCCTAA
- a CDS encoding FtsW/RodA/SpoVE family cell cycle protein, with amino-acid sequence MKRTYLMLALYSSVFIIFGLVFIYSAGISMEARHPGVTASEFLERQLIAFAIGLAGALIIIYMKGSWHFKRAFTVYYPLTLILLVAVLFFADRGGSHRWIDIGSFSLQISEFAKISLLIVLAKYFGGLKKRNFLNTFLIPLGILAPLAMLVFIEPDLSTTGIMVAITLVMMIIGGIKMRYIGLALIFVVILLLVLYSGGFIEEYQIQRITSFLSSFTGEEHEQVSYSLMAISSGGLTGKGLGMGLVKYYLPVSYSDFIFAVIGEELGLIGLLVLMLAYVGFIRELIVAGLRGSTALEGKLYIVGFALYIMIQATINIAVNLGLFPATGVTLPFVSSGGSSIMSLMIGYGLVFSILIESEEEKEKENAKA; translated from the coding sequence ATGAAGAGAACGTATCTAATGCTGGCGCTGTATTCAAGTGTCTTCATTATATTTGGACTAGTCTTCATTTACAGCGCCGGAATAAGCATGGAGGCGAGGCATCCCGGAGTAACTGCTTCTGAGTTTCTTGAGAGGCAGCTGATTGCCTTTGCTATAGGGCTCGCGGGTGCGCTGATAATTATTTATATGAAGGGCTCCTGGCACTTCAAGAGAGCCTTCACAGTTTACTATCCACTTACGCTAATACTGCTTGTCGCCGTTCTCTTTTTTGCCGACAGGGGTGGTTCACACAGGTGGATAGATATCGGAAGCTTTTCTCTCCAGATTTCGGAGTTTGCAAAGATCTCTCTGTTGATCGTACTCGCTAAATACTTCGGAGGACTTAAGAAGAGAAATTTTCTTAACACTTTCCTGATTCCGCTTGGAATTCTTGCTCCACTTGCAATGCTCGTCTTCATCGAACCGGACCTCTCGACCACGGGCATCATGGTTGCGATAACACTTGTAATGATGATAATCGGCGGGATCAAAATGCGATACATAGGTCTTGCGTTGATCTTCGTAGTTATTCTGCTTCTTGTTCTCTACAGCGGTGGATTCATAGAAGAATATCAGATTCAGAGAATAACTTCATTTTTGTCCTCCTTTACTGGCGAGGAACATGAACAGGTTTCGTACTCGCTGATGGCAATCTCTTCCGGCGGACTCACAGGCAAGGGGCTTGGAATGGGGCTGGTCAAGTACTACCTTCCGGTTAGTTACTCCGACTTCATATTTGCAGTCATTGGAGAGGAGCTCGGCCTAATTGGCCTGCTTGTGCTGATGCTTGCATATGTGGGCTTCATAAGGGAGCTCATCGTCGCTGGACTGAGGGGCTCGACCGCTCTCGAAGGCAAACTCTACATAGTCGGATTCGCTCTTTACATAATGATCCAGGCAACCATCAACATAGCTGTCAATCTCGGCCTTTTCCCGGCAACCGGTGTTACCCTGCCATTTGTAAGCTCCGGCGGTTCTTCGATCATGTCCTTGATGATCGGATACGGTCTGGTCTTCTCCATACTCATCGAATCGGAAGAAGAAAAGGAAAAAGAGAATGCAAAAGCTTAA